GGACATCGTCGAGTCCGACGGCGCCTGAACCCGGGCGCCTCGCGCCACTCGAACGCCACGCAAGGCCGTTGGCCGGCGCTTGCTGCGTTATGCCTGCTGGGGCCGCGCAACGCGTCCCGATGCTTGATCTGCCCGGGTGGCGAAACTGGTATACGCAAGCGACTTAAAATCGCTCGGCCGCAAGGCCATGCGGGTTCGATCCCCGCCCCGGGCACCACGCCAGCATCATTCGCGCGTCTTGGCCGGCACGAACGGCGAGACCGGATCGCTGGCCGGGAAGGTTTCGTCCAGGGCTTCGTCCTGGTTCTCGCTTTCATGCTGCTTGCGCTCGCGGCGGTGCTGCGGGTCTTCCGGCAGGTCGGGTTTGCACGAGTCGTTGGGCAGGTCTTTGCGGTCGCGTGTCACGGGGGCGCACCGGGTGGATGTGGGGCCCATGGTGTAGCGCTTCGCGCGTTGTGGCGGCGTGACCTGCGGCGTCTGTGGGATCATGCGGCCCCCGCGCCGTGCGCGCTTCTGTCGCCGACCTGCCATGCATCGCTATTCCGCCTACGCCCTCAGCATCGCCTTGACGGTGCTGTCCCTCGTCGCCGCGATCACCTGGTCGCCCGGCTGGTGGGCGGCGGTGGTGGTGTTCGGCGCGGCAGCGGCACTCGGCACGGCGGACGTGCTGCAACGCACCAGCACGCTGCGGCGCTGCTATCCGGTGCTGGCGCACTTCCGCTACGGGCTGGAAGGCATCGGGCCGGAGATCCGGCAGTACTTCATTGAACGCGACACCGAGGAGGTGCCGTTCTCGCGCGAGCAGCGGGCGCTGATCTACCAGCGTGCCAAGCACGAGCAGGACACGGTGCCCTTCGGCACCGTCCACGATGTCTACGGTGACGACTACGAGTGGATCAACCACTCGCTGGTGCCGACCCACCTGCACAACCACGATTTCCGGGTGCGCGTGGGCGAGTCGTCCGCGGCGCCGTACGACGTGAGCGTATTCAATATTTCGGCGATGAGCTTCGGCTCGCTGTCGGCGAATGCCATCCGCGCGCTGAACCTGGGCGCAAAACGCGGGGGCTTCTACCACGACACCGGCGAGGGTTCGATCTCGTCGTACCACCGCGAGTTCGGCGGCGACCTGGTGTGGGAGATCGGCTCGGGCTACTTTGGCTGCCGCGACGACCGTGGCGCGTTCGATGCCGGGCGCTTTGCGGCCAACGCCGTGGATCCGCAGGTGAAGATGATCGAGATCAAGCTGTCGCAGGGTGCCAAGCCCGGCAAGGGCGGCATGCTGCCGGCGGCCAAGGTGACGGAGGAGATCGCGCTGGCGCGCGGCGTGCCGGCGGGCGTGGACTGCATCTCGCCGTCGCAGCATTCGGCCTTCACCACGCCCCGCGGGCTGCTGGAGTTCGTGGCCAGGCTGCGCGAGCTGTCGGGCGGCAAGCCCGTGGGTTTCAAGCTGGCCATCGGCCACCCCTGGGAATGGTTCGCGGTGGCCAAGGCGATGCACGAAACCGGGATCCTGCCGGACTTCATCGTGGTGGACGGCGCCGAGGGCGGCACCGGTGCGTCGCCGGTGGAGTTCATCAACCACATCGGCGTGCCCATGAACGAGGCGCTGATGCTGGTGCACAACACGCTGGTGGGCCTGGACCTGCGCGACCGGGTGAAGGTGGCTGCGGCGGGCAAGCTCACCAGCGCGTTCGGGATCGCGCGCACCCTGGCGCTGGGTGCGGACTGGTGCAACGCCGGCCGCGCGTTCATGTTTTCGCTGGGCTGCATCCAGGCGCGCAGCTGCCACAACGACAAGTGCCCGACCGGCATCGCCACCCAGGACCCGTCGCGCTGGACGCGCCTGGATGTGGAGAACAAGGCGACGCGAGTCGCCAACTACCACCAGAACACCCTCAAGGCGCTGCGCGACCTGCTGTGCGCCGCAGGCCTGCAGGGCCCGGGAGAACTGGGGCCGGAACACATCCTGCGGCGCATGTCGAAGGTGCAGGTACGCTCGCTGGCCGGCATCTACAACTACCTCAAGCCCGGCCAGTTGCTGAGCGGCGAGGTGCCCGACCACGCGGTGTTCCAGGCGTTCTGGGCAGCGTCGCGCAGTGATACGTTCGCGGCACCCGGGCGGGTGATGGCGATGCGGGCCTCGAAGGAGAGCTGACGCTGCAGGCCGCCGCGCCGCCGCGCCGCCGCGCCGCAGCGCGTGGCGCGCTACGCGCTACGCGTCCTGGCGCGCGACGATGCTCGTGGCGGTGAGGTCGCCGGTGACGTTGCCGACGGTGGAGAAGACGTCGGGGATGTTGTCCACCGCCAGCAGCAGCGCCAGCGGCTCCACCGGCAGGCCCATGGCCTGGGTGACCGGCAGGTTGTTGGTCATGAAGCTCACCTGCCCGGGCAGGCCCACCGAGCCCATGCTGATCAGCGCCGACAGCACGATCGCGGTGCCGACCTGCACGCTGCCGAGCTCGATGCCGTACATCCAGGCGATGAAGCTGACCACGCCGATGTACTGCACCGGGCTTGTGATGCGGAACAGCGACACCGCCATCGGCAGCACCAGCGACGTGACGTGCAGCGGATAGCCGAGGCGTTCGCGCGCGCAGTCGACCATGGCCGGCAGCGACGCCAGCGACGACTGCGTGCTGGCCGCGATCGCCTGCGCGGGCGCGATGCCGACGCCGAAACGCCGCACCGGCTCGCGCGCCACCACCGCCGCCACCACGTACAGCAGCACGGTGACCATGATGTACAGCGTGCACAGCAGCAGCACGTACCAGCCGAGCGCGCCGAGCACGCCCGCGCCGACCCGAGCGCACACCGCCAGCACCAGCGCGAACACGCCTACCGGCGCCGCCCACAGCACCCAGCGCACGATCACGATCATGGTGTCGGCGATGGACTGCACCAGCGCCAGCAGTTGCGCACGCCGCTCGGGCAGGATGCGCGTGGCGGCGAAACCGAAGAACAGCGAGAACACCACCAGCGGCAGCATGGCGTTGGCCGCCGCCGCAGCCAGCGCGTTGTTGGGGATCACGGTGGCGATCCATTCGCCGAAGCTCGCGGCGCGGCCGGGCTGGGTGGCTTCGGCCCCGATCGCGGCGCGGAACGCCTCCACCAGTGACGCATCGCGTGGTACCAGCGACAGCAACGTCGGTGCCATCACCGCGGTGAACGTGCCCGACGCGATCAGCAATACCGCGAACACCAGCATCGCGCGGCGCGCGGTGCGGCCCGATGCCGCGGCATCCGCTGCCGTGTTGACGCCCAGCACCACCAGCGCCGCGACCAGCGGCACCACGGTCATCTGCAGGGCGTTGAGCCACAGCCGGCCGACGGGCTGCACGGCGTCGGCCACATTGGCGGCGAGCGCTGCGTCATGGAAGGCGAGGGCAAGCCCGACGACGGCACCGAGGACGAGTGCGAGCAGGACGCGGGCGGCGGTGGACATTCGCTTCATGCTTGGATCATCGCCTGTGCGTCAGATGGAAAGGTAGCGCCAGGATGGCGCGTCATGTGCCGGGTGCCTGCAGGCTTTCGGCGAAGTTGGCCACCAGCCGCCGCAGGTGCGCGTCGTCCTCGCACAGCAGCAGGAACACGAGGTCCAGCAGGTGCTGCAGTGCCGCCTGGTAGAGCAGCAGCTCGACATGGCCGCGCGGGTCATGCGCCGACACCAGCAGGCCGACATCGGCGCTCGCGCGCAGCGCGTTCGCGGTGTGGCGGGTGATGGTGACCACCTTGCCGCCGCGCGCGCGGAACAGGCGCGCGGTATGGCACAGCGCGCCCTCCTCGCCGTGTTCGGAGAACACCAGCAGCACGTCGCCGGGCGCGGCCGACGAGGTGCCGATGCCCATCAGCGACGGATCGAACAGGTGGATCGCGGTGCGCCCGAGCAGCGCCAGCTTGATCGCGAACGCGCGCGCGTTGAGGCCGTCGTGGCCCAGCCCGACCGAGTAGACCTTGTCGGCGCCGCGGATGGCCGCGGCCACGGCATCGATGCGCTCGTGCGGGTTGAGCACGCGCGTGGCCTGTTCGGCCTGCGACTTGGCGCGCCACAGGGTGTCGGCCAGGGCGGAGTAGGGATCGCCGATGTCCGCGCCGGGTTCGATGCCGGAGCCGTCATCCTCGCCGTCATGGCGCGCCAGCGATTCGCCGATCGAATACTTGAGGTCCGGATAGCCCTTGAAGCCGAGTTTCTGGCTGAACTTCACCACGCTCGACTGGCTGATGCCGAGCGCGTTGGCCAGCTGCTGAGAGGAGTAGTCGCGCAGCAGGTGGGCGTTCTCGAGCATGAAGTCGGCGATGCGCCGCTCGATGGCCGACATGCGGTCGCGTTCGCCACGGATCCTGAGCAGGGGAGGCATGTGCGCCGCCGGTCAGGCCGGGATGGCTTCCAGGCCGCGGATGCCGCGAATGCCAAGCCCGGGCGCGTCGCCCACCGAGATCTCGGATTCGTTGAACTCCACGCCGCCATCGAC
This Luteimonas sp. MC1572 DNA region includes the following protein-coding sequences:
- a CDS encoding FMN-binding glutamate synthase family protein; this translates as MHRYSAYALSIALTVLSLVAAITWSPGWWAAVVVFGAAAALGTADVLQRTSTLRRCYPVLAHFRYGLEGIGPEIRQYFIERDTEEVPFSREQRALIYQRAKHEQDTVPFGTVHDVYGDDYEWINHSLVPTHLHNHDFRVRVGESSAAPYDVSVFNISAMSFGSLSANAIRALNLGAKRGGFYHDTGEGSISSYHREFGGDLVWEIGSGYFGCRDDRGAFDAGRFAANAVDPQVKMIEIKLSQGAKPGKGGMLPAAKVTEEIALARGVPAGVDCISPSQHSAFTTPRGLLEFVARLRELSGGKPVGFKLAIGHPWEWFAVAKAMHETGILPDFIVVDGAEGGTGASPVEFINHIGVPMNEALMLVHNTLVGLDLRDRVKVAAAGKLTSAFGIARTLALGADWCNAGRAFMFSLGCIQARSCHNDKCPTGIATQDPSRWTRLDVENKATRVANYHQNTLKALRDLLCAAGLQGPGELGPEHILRRMSKVQVRSLAGIYNYLKPGQLLSGEVPDHAVFQAFWAASRSDTFAAPGRVMAMRASKES
- a CDS encoding cation:dicarboxylase symporter family transporter — protein: MSTAARVLLALVLGAVVGLALAFHDAALAANVADAVQPVGRLWLNALQMTVVPLVAALVVLGVNTAADAAASGRTARRAMLVFAVLLIASGTFTAVMAPTLLSLVPRDASLVEAFRAAIGAEATQPGRAASFGEWIATVIPNNALAAAAANAMLPLVVFSLFFGFAATRILPERRAQLLALVQSIADTMIVIVRWVLWAAPVGVFALVLAVCARVGAGVLGALGWYVLLLCTLYIMVTVLLYVVAAVVAREPVRRFGVGIAPAQAIAASTQSSLASLPAMVDCARERLGYPLHVTSLVLPMAVSLFRITSPVQYIGVVSFIAWMYGIELGSVQVGTAIVLSALISMGSVGLPGQVSFMTNNLPVTQAMGLPVEPLALLLAVDNIPDVFSTVGNVTGDLTATSIVARQDA
- a CDS encoding MurR/RpiR family transcriptional regulator, translating into MPPLLRIRGERDRMSAIERRIADFMLENAHLLRDYSSQQLANALGISQSSVVKFSQKLGFKGYPDLKYSIGESLARHDGEDDGSGIEPGADIGDPYSALADTLWRAKSQAEQATRVLNPHERIDAVAAAIRGADKVYSVGLGHDGLNARAFAIKLALLGRTAIHLFDPSLMGIGTSSAAPGDVLLVFSEHGEEGALCHTARLFRARGGKVVTITRHTANALRASADVGLLVSAHDPRGHVELLLYQAALQHLLDLVFLLLCEDDAHLRRLVANFAESLQAPGT